Proteins from a genomic interval of Zingiber officinale cultivar Zhangliang chromosome 2A, Zo_v1.1, whole genome shotgun sequence:
- the LOC122041901 gene encoding SPX domain-containing protein 1-like, whose translation MIIEEKKWLGLVKILKKYDKRTGALIRQPFIEKVLQQPFFTTDLLYKLVKECVAMLDHLFPSNNLSISAECDGQNGVPKPTQSGGRVPELEEIKYM comes from the exons ATGATCATAGAAGAGAAGAAGTGGTTGG GTCTAGTGAAAATACTGAAGAAGTATGACAAGAGAACAGGAGCACTTATCAGGCAACCCTTCATCGAAAAGGTGCTGCAGCAGCCATTCTTTACAACTGATCTCCTATACAAACTCGTGAAGGAGTGTGTGGCTATGCTCGACCACCTCTTCCCCAGCAACAACCTGTCAATTTCAGCAGAATGCGACGGACAAAATGGAGTGCCAAAGCCGACACAATCAGGTGGGAGGGTTccggagttggaggagattaaaTATATGTAG